Part of the Roseobacter litoralis Och 149 genome, ATATCCGCCGGATCAATTGACACAATCACCTCACCGGCCATGACCGTGCCGCCTTCTGCAAAGGCCGGGGAAAGGTTGATGATCCGGCCCGCAATTGCTGCACGCAATTCCAAACGGCGCCTTGAACTGACCTCCCCGAAGGTCTCAAGAACAGGGGTTTGCGGTCCTTCTACGGCTGTTACGAGGTTGACGACGAACACACGTTCGCGCGCTTCCGTGGGCTGGCGTTCATTGTTCAGGCTGTATTGAACCGCGCTGCTGACCAATTGTGCGGCGTAAACAAGCAGGCCCAGCGCCACCGACGCAAGGAACAGTCCGATCATGCTTTGCCGCAGGAAGCGCATTGCACTCCAATCCTTTAAATGCTTTCAAATGTAAGCGAAAATGTAGCGCACCGCCAGTTAATACCAACCCCTGACCAAGCGTCGGGTGTTCGGGCTATTTGCGTCTTTGGTGTTCGTCCAGCCGTGGCAGGATTTCAACGAAGTTGCAGGGCCGGTGGCGGTAGTCAAGTTGACGCGCCAGAATTTCATCCCACGCATCCTTACAGGCCCCCGGACTGCCCGGCAGCGCAAATAGATAGGTGCCCATGGCAACACCCGCCGTTGCCCGGCTTTGCACGGCACTGGTGCCGATTTTCTGCATGGACACGATCGTAAAGACAGTTCCAAAGGCATCGATTTCTTTTTCGTAAACGTCGCGGTGCGCTTCTACCGAGATATCGCGCCCGGTCAGCCCGGTGCCACCGGTTGAAATCACCACATCGATGCTGCTGTCCTTGCACCATATGCGCAATTGATCGGCAATCTGGTCCCGTTCATCAGGTAAAATACGCCGGTCGGCCAGTTCATGCCCGGCCTCCAGCAGGCGCTGGACCAGAACATCGCCGGATTTGTCCTGAGACAGATCGCGTGTGTCCGACACGGTCAAAATCGCAATTCGGATGGCGATGAAGTCTTTGGATTGATCGATACGGCTCATGTCAACTTACCTCCAGAATGGCCAAACGCGCAGCAAGCGCCGAGAAAATTCCCGCGGTGAGGAAGTCCAGCACCCGGCTACCGCGTTTAAACCGCTGCGCCAATACGTCGGCCCATGTCCCGACCACACCGTTCACCACGAAACCACCCAGCCCGATGACACATCCAAAAACCATGAACTGCCCAAGAACCGACCCGGCCGACGGCACGACGAATTGCGGCACGAAGGCAAGAACGAACAGGATGACCTTTGGATTGGCCAGATTGATCAACAGCCCCCCGCGAAATGCATGGCCTGAACCGGACGGCGCGGTTTGCTCTGGCGCGGCCTGTCTGCGCAGCGCATTTACCGCCAGCCAGACCAGATAGGCGACCCCGACCCAACGGATAATATCAAATGCGACGGGCCAAGCTGTCAAAATCGCACTCAGCCCTGCACCGGCAATAAAGACATGCACCAAGCCACCGATGGCGATCCCCGCGCTGGCAGCCCAAGCGGCTCTTGCGCCTCTGCGCGCGCCCTGCGCGAGACAAAACAGCATATCAGCGCCCGGCGTCAGGTTCAAAGCCAGTGCAGCAGGTACAAAAGCGATCAGCGTGAGCGGCTCAACCATTCTGCAATCGCGCCTGCAAGCTCAGCAAATCCGCCCATGCTTCGCGTTTTGCGGTGGGTGTGCGCAGCAGATAGGCGGGGTGGAACATAGGCAATGCCGGTACGCCAAAGGCCTCAACCCAGTGCCCGCGCAACCTTGTAATGCCCCTTTTGCCCAACAAGGTTTGCGCCGAGATATTGCCCATGATCACCAGCACCTGCGGTTTTGCCAAGGCGATGTGGCGTTCGACAAATGGGCGCATCATGGCGATTTCTTCCGAACTTGGGTCCCGGTTCTGTGGCGGGCGCCAAGGGAGAACGTTGGTGATATAGACCGGGTCGCTTTGATGCTCGCGCCCCATGTCGATGGCCGCCAGCATGCGGTCCAGCAGCTGCCCGGCCCGCCCCACAAAGGGACGCCCCTGCATGTCTTCCTCGCGCCCCGGCGCTTCGCCGATGATCATGACCTTGGCACCTGCCACCCCGTCGCTGAACACCAGATTGCGCGCGCCACGTTTTAGATCGCAATGATCAAATGCTGCCAATGCCGCGCGCAACTGCTCAAGGTCCTGCGCCCCAAGCGCTGCTTTACGCGCAGCCTCAACGCCATCAATTTTTTCTGCCACCGTTGCCGCGCCGGGTGTCATCACCGCGCTGCCCGGTTTCTTTTGCACCTTTGCTTTATCAGGCAATTCGTACCGGTTGACGGGCGTCTCACCAATCGCCTCGGTCGCACCGAGTTCGATTTGCCAGTCCAGCAAAGCCAAAGCGTGATGAAAGTCGGATGATTCCATGGCCATACTCTACGCGTCGCATCACACGAACTAAACAGCGAGTTGCACATTGGCGTCAGCACCTTGCCGATGACACAGCCCCTGCCTATAAGGTTGGAAATCACGATAGGGTAGCTCATGACGTTTCCGCACCGACACCTGCTTGGTATCGAAGCTCTCCGCCCGGAAGAGATCAATACATTGCTTGATCTTGCGGATAGCTACGCAGCTCTCAACCGACAGCCCGACAAACATGCCGATGCCCTTAAGGGTCTGACCCAAATCAATATGTTCTTCGAAAACTCGACCCGCACGCAAGCGAGCTTTGAGATCGCAGGCAAGCGGCTGGGTGCGGATGTGATGAACATGGCGATGCAGGCCAGTTCGGTCAAAAAGGGCGAGACGCTGATTGATACAGCGCTTACCCTGAATGCGATGCACCCTGATTTGCTGGTGGTACGGCACCCGCAATCCGGCGCTGTCGATCTATTGGCGCAAAAAGTGAATTGTGCGGTGTTGAATGCGGGCGATGGGCGTCATGAACACCCGACACAGGCCCTGCTGGATGCGCTGACGATCCGGCGCGCCAAGGGGCGTTTGCACCGGCTATCCATCGCGATCTGTGGTGATATCGCGCACAGCCGTGTGGCGCGATCCAACATCATGCTGCTGGGCAAGATGGAAAACCGCATACGTCTGATCGGCCCGCCCACGCTGATGCCTGCGGGGATTTCAGAGTTCGGCGTTGAGGTTTTCAACGATATGAATGAGGGCCTGAAAGACGTCGATGTGGTGATGATGCTGCGGCTTCAGAAAGAACGCATGGATGGCGGCTTTATTCCGTCGGAGCGTGAATACTACCACCGCTTCGGGCTGGATGCCGACAAACTGTCCAACGCCAAACCGGATGCGATCATCATGCATCCCGGCCCCATGAACAGAGGCGTGGAAATTGACGGCACGCTCGCCGATGACATCAACCGCAGCGTCATTCAGGATCAGGTCGAAATGGGTGTCGCTGTGCGTATGGCCGCGATGGATTTGCTGTCTCAAAACCTAAGGCTCACACGAGGTGCTGAATGATTAACACTATATCCGTTCCCGCTCTTGAAAGCGGTGTGATCCGGGTGTTCGCCCTGTCCTTGAGCGAAGCCGACGCTAAAACGTTGCGCGATAGTGCAAGTTCGCAAGATACCCAAAGCGCTCTGAACGACGCTTTGGGTGCCAAGAAACTGGACCTTCAGCATGTCGAGGTTTTTGCCATTGCGGACCTCTCCGAAATGGCACTGGCCGATTACCTATTGGAAGGCGCTGGAGCGACCCCGCCCTCGCTCGAGAAAGACCGCGGCAAACTGTCGGCGCTCGATGGCTGGGTCATGGTCGTCTATTCCTCTGCTTTTGGCGGCGTTGCACAAGAAATTACGCCCGCACCAGAGTTGACGCTGATCGGGTCCTACCCGCAGGAAGGGGCCGACTGGACCGGCGGGGTAGACCTGCGCACGCCCTCGGCAGCACCAAATCAGGACCCGCCAGAAGATCCGCTCGTCAAAAAACGCCCCTCCGACGCCGCCATGTCCGGACGAATTGCAACGGTTGCACTGCTCGTCGCCTTTGGCGTGGTGGGCTTGATGCTGTGGGTCGGAAGCTGATGATGAAACCGCTCAACCTTGTAAATGCACGGCTGGTTGACCCCGAAACAGGCACCATCTCAATTGGTGGCCTGCGGATCGAAAACGGCAGGATTGCCGAGCGACTCGACAAGAATGCGCGACCCGATGGCGAAACGGTTGATTGCAACCTCAAACACCTCGCTCCGGGGATTGTCGATATCGGTGTCAAGGTCTGTGAACCCGGTGAGCGCCACAAGGAAAGCTATCGCTCCGCCGGGCGCGCGGCAGCGGCGGGTGGCGTGACAACCATGGTCACGCGACCCGACACGACACCGGCCATCGACAGCCCCGAGACGCTTGAATTCGTGACCCGGCGGGCCAATCAGGCAGCCGCCGTGAACGTCTTGCCAATGGCCGCCCTGACCAAGGGGCGTGCGGGCCGCGAGATGACCGAAATCGGCTTTCTGATGGACGCAGGTGCGGTTGCCTTTACAGACTGCGACCGCGTGGTGACCGACACCAAAGTTCTGTCGCGTGCGCTCAGCTATGCGCGTTCCCTCGGGGCCTTGGTCATCGCACACCCGCAAGACCCCGGCCTCAGTGCCGGAGCGGTGGCAACATCCGGCAAATTCGCCTCTCTCAGAGGGTTGCCGGCGGTTTCGCCCATGGCAGAGCGTATGGCGCTGGACCGGGACATCGCCTTGGTCGAGATGACGGGCGCGCGATACCATGCGGATCAGATCACCTGCGCGCGCGCGCTTCCTGCGCTGGAGCGGGCCAAGCAGAACGGTCATGATGTGACCGCTGGCACTTCGATCCACCACCTGACGCTGAATGCGCTGGATGTGGCGGATTACCGGACGTTCTTCAAACTGAAACCGCCGCTGCGCGATGAGACGGATCGCCTCGCTGTGGCTGATGCCGTGCGCAGCGGGTTGATTGACGTGATCTCTTCGATGCACACCCCGCAGGACGAGGAAAGCAAGCGCCTGCCCTTTGAAGAGGCCGCGTCAGGGGCGGTGGCCCTTGAAACGCTCTTGCCTGCGGCAATGCGGCTTTATCATGCGGATCTGATCGACCTGCCGACCCTGTGGCGCGCCATGTCGCTCAACCCCGCAAAACGGCTGGGTCTCGACAGCGGGCGTCTGGCAGCAGGCGCACCTGCAGACCTTGTGCTGTTTGACCCCGATGCACCGTTTTTGATGGACCGCACGACGCTACGCTCAAAATCCCGCAACACGCCATTTGACGGCTCGCGCATGCAGGGCCGCGTGCTCGCGACCTATGTCGCAGGCCAGCGTGTCTATGAAAGAAGCTGATGCCGTTGATTGATAGCACCCTTCCCGCACTCGCTCTTTTGGGCGTCATCGGTTACCTATTGGGGTCGATCCCGTTTGGCATGGTGCTGGCCAAGGTCATGGGGCTGGGCAATCTGCGCGATATCGGGTCTGGAAACATCGGCGCGACCAACGTCCTGCGGACCGGGAATAAACTTGCCGCAGCACTCACACTTGTTCTGGACGGGGGCAAGGGAGTCGTGGCCGTTCTGGCCGCGCGCGCCGCAGGCGGGGAAGACCTCGCGCAGATCGCAGGGCTGATGGCCATGATCGGTCACTGCTATCCGGTCTGGCTGCGTTTTGCCGGGGGTAAAGGGGTCGCGACTTTTCTGGGCATCGTACTCGCGTTGGCCTTCCCGGTCGGGGTCGGATGCTGTCTGGCTTGGCTTGCGGGCGCGTTTGCAACGCGCATTTCGTCCATGGGCGCGCTGGTTGCTTCAGTTGCTGCCGTGCCGCTGGCGTTCCTGCTCGGGTTTCCCGTTGCAGTGAGTTTGCTGATCCTGTTGGGCGCACTTATCTTCTGGCGCCATCGCGGCAATATCGCGCGGATCAGAACGGGGACTGAGCCCAAAATCGGCCAGAAAAAGTGACGCAAGGCGACCTCGCAGCTTTTATGCGCGCGTTGGATCGGTTTCCGAAAGGCACATGTTACGGCACTTTTGAGGGGCGGCGCTATGTCGCCACCAAATCGGTTTTCAGCGCAGGCAAGTCTCTGAAACTGGTTGCCGAAGAATTGGGCGGTGCGGATTATATCAGCCTCAACCTCTACAATCCTGCGTCGGGCCCCAAGCTGCGCCCTTGCGAAATGAGCGACGTCAAAGTGACCGCCTTTGTGACGGGTTTTGTGCCAGATCATCCGCCCGATTAACTACTGGCATAGCTGCCATCCGGCCCATGCACCTCATCTCCCTGCAAGGCAGGCGAAAACACGCAGATGAGGTGAAAGGGCACATCCCCTTCGACGATGACCTGATGCG contains:
- a CDS encoding aspartate carbamoyltransferase catalytic subunit, which gives rise to MTFPHRHLLGIEALRPEEINTLLDLADSYAALNRQPDKHADALKGLTQINMFFENSTRTQASFEIAGKRLGADVMNMAMQASSVKKGETLIDTALTLNAMHPDLLVVRHPQSGAVDLLAQKVNCAVLNAGDGRHEHPTQALLDALTIRRAKGRLHRLSIAICGDIAHSRVARSNIMLLGKMENRIRLIGPPTLMPAGISEFGVEVFNDMNEGLKDVDVVMMLRLQKERMDGGFIPSEREYYHRFGLDADKLSNAKPDAIIMHPGPMNRGVEIDGTLADDINRSVIQDQVEMGVAVRMAAMDLLSQNLRLTRGAE
- a CDS encoding LysE family translocator, with translation MVEPLTLIAFVPAALALNLTPGADMLFCLAQGARRGARAAWAASAGIAIGGLVHVFIAGAGLSAILTAWPVAFDIIRWVGVAYLVWLAVNALRRQAAPEQTAPSGSGHAFRGGLLINLANPKVILFVLAFVPQFVVPSAGSVLGQFMVFGCVIGLGGFVVNGVVGTWADVLAQRFKRGSRVLDFLTAGIFSALAARLAILEVS
- the moaB gene encoding molybdenum cofactor biosynthesis protein B, which produces MSRIDQSKDFIAIRIAILTVSDTRDLSQDKSGDVLVQRLLEAGHELADRRILPDERDQIADQLRIWCKDSSIDVVISTGGTGLTGRDISVEAHRDVYEKEIDAFGTVFTIVSMQKIGTSAVQSRATAGVAMGTYLFALPGSPGACKDAWDEILARQLDYRHRPCNFVEILPRLDEHQRRK
- the plsY gene encoding glycerol-3-phosphate 1-O-acyltransferase PlsY translates to MPLIDSTLPALALLGVIGYLLGSIPFGMVLAKVMGLGNLRDIGSGNIGATNVLRTGNKLAAALTLVLDGGKGVVAVLAARAAGGEDLAQIAGLMAMIGHCYPVWLRFAGGKGVATFLGIVLALAFPVGVGCCLAWLAGAFATRISSMGALVASVAAVPLAFLLGFPVAVSLLILLGALIFWRHRGNIARIRTGTEPKIGQKK
- a CDS encoding uracil-DNA glycosylase; protein product: MESSDFHHALALLDWQIELGATEAIGETPVNRYELPDKAKVQKKPGSAVMTPGAATVAEKIDGVEAARKAALGAQDLEQLRAALAAFDHCDLKRGARNLVFSDGVAGAKVMIIGEAPGREEDMQGRPFVGRAGQLLDRMLAAIDMGREHQSDPVYITNVLPWRPPQNRDPSSEEIAMMRPFVERHIALAKPQVLVIMGNISAQTLLGKRGITRLRGHWVEAFGVPALPMFHPAYLLRTPTAKREAWADLLSLQARLQNG
- the pyrC gene encoding dihydroorotase; this encodes MMKPLNLVNARLVDPETGTISIGGLRIENGRIAERLDKNARPDGETVDCNLKHLAPGIVDIGVKVCEPGERHKESYRSAGRAAAAGGVTTMVTRPDTTPAIDSPETLEFVTRRANQAAAVNVLPMAALTKGRAGREMTEIGFLMDAGAVAFTDCDRVVTDTKVLSRALSYARSLGALVIAHPQDPGLSAGAVATSGKFASLRGLPAVSPMAERMALDRDIALVEMTGARYHADQITCARALPALERAKQNGHDVTAGTSIHHLTLNALDVADYRTFFKLKPPLRDETDRLAVADAVRSGLIDVISSMHTPQDEESKRLPFEEAASGAVALETLLPAAMRLYHADLIDLPTLWRAMSLNPAKRLGLDSGRLAAGAPADLVLFDPDAPFLMDRTTLRSKSRNTPFDGSRMQGRVLATYVAGQRVYERS